From a region of the Neodiprion fabricii isolate iyNeoFabr1 chromosome 7, iyNeoFabr1.1, whole genome shotgun sequence genome:
- the LOC124187150 gene encoding cyclin-dependent-like kinase 5 — translation MQKYEKLEKIGEGTYGTVFKAKNRETHEIVALKKVRLDEDDEGVPSSALREICLLKELKHKNIVRLYDVLHSDKKLTLVFEHCDQDLKKYFDSLNGEIDLDVVKSFLYQLLRGLAFCHSHNVLHRDLKPQNLLINKNGELKLADFGLARAFGIPVKCYSAEVVTLWYRPPDVLFGAKLYTTSIDMWSAGCIFAELANAGRPLFPGSDVEDQLKRIFKMLGTPTEETWPGLTTLPDYKSFPPYPTLGGLPQFAPKLNSRGKDLLQRLLVCNPALRLSADEAMAHSYFADLNPAVKNDRCQ, via the exons atgcaaaaatatgagaagctAGAAAAAATCGGGGAAG GAACATACGGTACCGTATTTAAAGCGAAGAACCGTGAAACGCACGAAATCGTAGCTCTGAAAAAAGTCCGGCTAGATGAAGATGATGAA GGTGTTCCATCCTCTGCCCTACGAGAGATTTGCCTCCTCAAAGAGTTGAAACACAAGAATATTGTTCGTCTGTACGACGTTCTTCATAGTGACAAAAAACTGACTCTAGTCTTTGAGCATTGTGATCAAGACCTTAAGAAGTATTTCGATAGTCTTAACGGAGAGATTGACTTGGATGTCGTCAAGTCATTTCT GTACCAGTTATTGCGTGGATTGGCGTTTTGCCACAGCCACAATGTTCTTCACAGGGACCTTAAACCACAGAATTTGCTTATTAACAAG AACGGAGAGCTGAAATTAGCCGACTTTGGATTGGCTAGAGCCTTTGGAATACCAGTAAAATGTTACTCTGCAGAAGTAGTAACTTTGTGGTACCGTCCACCAGACGTTTTGTTCGGAGCAAAATTATACACGACATCCATAGACATGTGGAGTGCAGGGTGTATATTTGCTG AATTAGCAAATGCTGGCAGACCACTATTTCCGGGGTCAGACGTTGAGGATCAgttgaaacgaatttttaaaatgctGGGCACTCCGACTGAAGAAACATGGCCCGGGTTAACTACATTGCCTGATTATAAATCGTTCCCTCCATATCCAACATTAGGTGGATTACCCCAGTTTGCGCCAAAGCTAAACTCTAGAGGCAAAGATTTGCTGCAG agATTATTAGTTTGTAACCCAGCACTACGTCTATCTGCTGACGAGGCGATGGCACACTCGTACTTTGCCGATTTAAATCCAGCTGTGAAGAACGATCGCTGTCAATAG
- the LOC124187152 gene encoding cleavage and polyadenylation specificity factor subunit 5: MAMATTQVKGSGWPRRASNSSFEGKVVTNQSVTINRTVNLYPLTNYTFGTKEPLFEKDPSVPARFQRMRDEFDKIGMRRSVEGVLLVHEHGLPHVLLLQLGTTFFKLPGGELNAGEDEVEGLKRLLTETLGRQDGVKQEWVIEDTIGNWWRPNFEPPQYPYVPPHITKPKEHKRLFLVQLQEKALFAVPKNYKLVAAPLFELYDNSQGYGPIISSLPQSLCRFNFIYM, from the exons atggcgATGGCAACAACTCAGGTAAAGGGCAGTGGGTGGCCAAGAAGGGCAAGTAATAGCTCCTTTGAAGGGAAAGTGGTCACAAATCAATCAGTAACCATCAACAGAACGGTCAACTT ATATCCTTTGACAAACTATACATTTGGAACGAAAGAGCCACTATTTGAGAAAGACCCGTCAGTACCAGCCAGGTTTCAGCGAATGAGGGatgaatttgacaaaattggAATGCGACGTAGCGTCGAAGGTGTCCTCTTGGTACACGAGCATGGCTTGCCTCACGTACTGCTCCTCCAGCTTGgtacaacatttttcaaatt ACCAGGTGGCGAGTTGAATGCAGGAGAAGACGAGGTAGAGGGCCTGAAACGGCTCCTCACAGAG ACTCTTGGGCGGCAAGATGGAGTTAAACAAGAATGGGTAATCGAGGATACAATTGGTAATTGGTGGCGACCTAACTTCGAACCACCGCAATATCCTTACGTACCTCCACACATTACCAAACCCAAAGAGCACAAACGACTTTTCTTAGTACAATTACAGGAAAAAG CTCTATTTGCTGTACCCAAGAATTACAAGTTAGTTGCAGCTCCATTGTTTGAACTGTATGACAATTCGCAAGGATACGGACCAATAATTTCATCCCTCCCACAATCACTTTGCAG attcaatttcatttacatGTGA
- the LOC124186382 gene encoding DDB1- and CUL4-associated factor 5, translating into MVSPSVCNPLPYVVNRQIHDHFNFTKRLVNARLGCSENLFRKDLQSHYGCVNAIEFSKEGELLVSGGDDRRVLLWQVEQAIQGVGKPAVMKAQHGSNIFCLGYDSTKAKIFSAGNDDQVIVHDLKTGDPLNYFLHEKPVYGLSIHPHNDNVFSSACDDGRVLIYDIRDSSSTETFCLAQYKSAFHSVMFNPSEPRMLATANAKEGVSMWDVRKPLVAVLRYGAEGTSQSCMNVRYNAAGTKLLALRRRLPPVLYAVESPANLCQFDHPGYYNSCTMKSCCFAGDDDQYVLSGSDDFNLYMWKIPMDNEKWVDSAHMVLRGHRSIVNQVRFNQSSCILASSGVEKIIKIWSPFPLGNGCLGGLKRDAGKQERQRKVFTHNEYVSLVLRSGQFMTHDYSHQSTREDPRMMAFFDSLVQREIEGWNSEDALPAPQTPSDSEHHPTIGRTYNGSDSDDSTASDRQLLLSILGSAIGSRGLTGGVVPERPSESPNRITQLIANRREKLMRLAALEGGATVNASTNTVNHIDTVTDSDKDDNKTKCKSKSKSKGAKVKHGRISRIKFRVKRKLAIKKEDSDTHSDAQPLDAEQPSTSSGVVSRRSRYAARSIGNDKDSTTTSEDERPAEKCRKQKTDSDCSTKLHRLKKWRRKNVKHEISAENGGTQLRTDNDTQKDVVSKAQKDIVNNSSVRRTRAEQSVTPHKKRSKIPPTPDSGISGVSTVEKSLEEVRKAWLGGDSSDHEQKKRNLECFRKKVDIARQSYRHRCNPYTEFPGNSSDSSD; encoded by the exons ATGGTTTCGCCGTCGGTTTGCAACCCTTTGCCCTACGTCGTGAACAGGCAGATACACGATCACTTCAATTTTACCAAACGTCTCGTCAACGCCAGGCTTGGCTGCTCCGAGAATTTGTTTAGAAAAGATCTACAGTCGCATTATGGTTGCGTTAATGCGATCGAGTTTTCCAAAGAAGGGGAGTTACTTGTCTCCG GTGGCGACGACAGAAGGGTTTTATTATGGCAGGTCGAACAAGCGATCCAGGGTGTCGGAAAACCGGCAGTTATGAAAGCTCAGCATGGCAGTAATATATTCTGTCTGGGATACGACAGCACaaaagcaaaaatattttcagctggAAACGACGACCAAGTCATCGTTCATGACTTAAAAAC TGGCGATCCGCTGAATTATTTCCTTCATGAGAAGCCAGTGTACGGCTTATCGATCCATCCACACAACGACAATGTCTTCTCGAGCGCATGCGACGACGGGAGGGTGCTCATATACGATATCAGAGATTCTTCTTCTACGGAAACCTTTTGCCTTGCTCAGTACAAGTCGGCTTTTCATTCTGTTATGTTCAATCCGTCAGAGCCAAGGATGCTTGCCACCGCGAATGCCAAGGAAGGTGTTAGTATGTGGGATGTTCGTAAGCCTCTAgt GGCTGTATTGCGATATGGCGCAGAAGGGACGTCGCAAAGCTGTATGAATGTCAGGTATAACGCGGCTGGTACAAAGTTGTTGGCCTTGAGAAGACGACTTCCTCCGGTATTGTACGCCGTCGAATCTCCGGCAAATCTTTGCCAATTTGATCATCCTGGTTATTACAACAGCTGTACAATGAAGTCTTGCTGTTTTGCCGGTGACGACGACCAGTACGTCCTCTCAG GATCAGACGACTTTAACCTGTATATGTGGAAAATTCCAATGGATAATGAGAAATGGGTAGACTCTGCGCATATGGTTCTGCGTGGGCACAGATCCATTGTAAATCAAGTTCGTTTTAATCAGTCCAGCTGTATCCTTGCCTCCTCGGGTGTTGaaaagattataaaaatttggagCCCATTTCCGCTTGGCAATGGTTGTCTCGGTGGTTTGAAG AGGGATGCTGGAAAGCAGGAGAGACAACGTAAAGTGTTCACACACAATGAGTATGTTAGCCTGGTACTCCGTAGTGGTCAATTCATGACCCACGACTACAGTCATCAGTCAACTCGCGAAGATCCTCGTATGATGGCCTTCTTTGATTCTCTTGTTCAAAGAGAAATAGAGGGTTGGAACTCGGAGGACGCACTACCTGCTCCCCAGACTCCAAGTGACTCGGAACATCATCCGACGATAGGACGCACATACAATGGCAGTGACTCTGAcg actCGACTGCCTCAGACCGTCAGCTGTTGTTGAGTATATTAGGCTCTGCGATTGGTAGTCGCGGTTTAACAGGTGGTGTGGTACCAGAAAGACCTTCGGAATCACCAAATCGCATTACACAGTTGATAGCAAACAGAAGAGAGAAACTCATGAGGTTAGCAGCCCTGGAAGGCGGTGCGACTGTAAATGCCTCGACGAACACCGTAAATCATATAGACACAGTTACGGACAGTGATAAAGATGATAATAAAACAAAGTGTAAGTCTAAGAGCAAATCGAAAGGTGCTAAAGTAAAACATGGAAGAATATCAAGAATCAAATTTCGGGTCAAGAGAAAATTAGCAATAAAGAAAGAGGATAGCGACACGCACAGCGATGCTCAGCCATTGGACGCAGAGCAGCCCAGTACAAGCTCCGGTGTTGTTTCACGCAGATCAAGATACGCAGCGAGATCCATCGGCAATGACAAAGATTCGACTACCACCAGCGAAGATGAACGACCCGCGGAGAAgtgtagaaaacaaaaaactgacTCGGATTGTTCGACCAAACTTCACAGACTGAAAAAGTGGCGACGCAAAAACGTGAAACATGAAATATCGGCGGAAAACGGCGGTACGCAGTTAAGAACAGACAATGATACGCAGAAAGATGTAGTTTCTAAGGCTCAAAAAGATATTGTAAATAACTCGAGCGTGCGTAGAACACGAGCGGAACAATCGGTAACGCCGCATAAAAAGAGGTCGAAAATTCCTCCAACTCCGGATAGCGGAATTTCGGGAGTCTCAACGGTCGAAAAATCGCTGGAAGAAGTTCGAAAGGCGTGGCTAGGAGGTGACAGTTCTGATCacgaacaaaaaaagagaaatttggaatgttttagaaaaaaagttgacatTGCACGACAAAGCTATCGACATCGCTGTAATCCGTACACAGAATTTCCTGGTAACAGTAGTGATTCGTCTGATTAA